In Neptunomonas phycophila, the genomic stretch CATGACCTGTAATATGACCAAAATGGGTATCAGCAATTACCTGACCATTTTGATCAATAAATTGGCCTTGCGAATTTTTAGGAGCATTAGCTTTAATTGTTGTCTTGGTTTGACTTCGTAATGAAGGTCTATTGAGCTGAGAATTAACTACAGAAGGATCTGTTGCAAATCTTCCATCTGGCGTTCTCAAAACCCCGTTAGCATCATGAGCAGCAGTAGACCCATAGTTTTGAACAACCTTCCTCTCAATCACCAGCGTTTCACCGGTCGAGCCGCTAGATTTTTGGCCTTTTAGCTTAATCCTACGTGTATTCGCTCCAATAGCCTTTAGCTTTTTAAGTGATGATTCTATCACCTTTAAACTGTCTATGTAAGCGCTTACCGCTCGCGCTCCGCTGGCTATCCGTTTATTGACGGCGGTAACTTTCATGCCCATGACTGCTATACGGGCTATGATGGCTGCAAAACGGGCGGCTACGGCTAGGCCTCCTGAGATGAAGGCCAGTAGAATGCAGAACAAGAC encodes the following:
- a CDS encoding GH-E family nuclease — translated: VLFCILLAFISGGLAVAARFAAIIARIAVMGMKVTAVNKRIASGARAVSAYIDSLKVIESSLKKLKAIGANTRRIKLKGQKSSGSTGETLVIERKVVQNYGSTAAHDANGVLRTPDGRFATDPSVVNSQLNRPSLRSQTKTTIKANAPKNSQGQFIDQNGQVIADTHFGHITGHENRRILSAGDELGLSQSQLNDYVNARPQFFKIEDAKRNLSHADEMPGRDNIDHIIIDMEDYFGL